The Proteus terrae subsp. cibarius genome contains the following window.
ACCAGGCATGGATCGTTCAGATCTTTTCAATGTTAACGCAGGTATCGTGCGTAATTTAATTGAAAAGGTTGCACAAAATTGCCCGAAAGCACTTATCGGTATCATTACTAACCCAGTGAATACAACCGTTGCTATCGCAGCAGAAGTGCTTAAGAAAGCAGGCGTTTACGATAAAAAACGTCTTTTCGGTATTACCACACTCGACATTATTCGCGCCAATACCTTTGTTGCAGAGCTAAAAGGTAAAGATCCACAAAAAACCAACGTTCCAGTGATTGGTGGACACTCTGGTGTGACTATTCTCCCTCTATTATCTCAAGTTGACGGCGTTTCATTTACTGATGACGAAGTTGCTGCACTGACTAAACGCATTCAAAATGCAGGTACTGAGGTTGTTGAAGCAAAAGCAGGTGGTGGATCAGCGACATTATCTATGGGTCAAGCAGCCGCTCGTTTTGGTCTTTCATTAATTCGCGCTCTAAATGGCGAGAAAAATGTTATTGAATGCACCTATACAGAAGGCGACGGAGAATATGCCCGTTTCTTTGCACAACCTATTCTTTTAGGTAAAAACGGTGTAGAGGAATATTTATCTATTGGTAAATTAAGTGATTTTGAAAAACAATCTCTTAATGGCATGTTAGATGTATTGAAAAAAGATATAATTCTTGGTGAAGAATTTATTAATAAATAAAGAAATACTTTTTTTGCTATAAAAATAATGCAAATTTAAATAAAAACCGCTGATACTATATCAGCGGTTTTTTTTATTAATTATAATATCTGTAATTATTAGTTAATTATTAGTTTTGGTACGAATCTTTCGTTCAAGTAATTCTCCTGTTTCAGGATGAAAATAACGGCTAGGCCAAATTTCACTAGGAGCTACACCAAGATAATCAGCAATGATTTTCTCTCCTTTAGGCCAAGGGCGTGACAGCGCATTAGCCAGTGTTGAAGAGCTTAAC
Protein-coding sequences here:
- the mdh gene encoding malate dehydrogenase, translated to MKVAVLGAAGGIGQALALLLKNQLPAGSELSLYDIAPVTPGVAADLSHIPTQVIVKGFAGEDPSPALKGADVVLISAGVARKPGMDRSDLFNVNAGIVRNLIEKVAQNCPKALIGIITNPVNTTVAIAAEVLKKAGVYDKKRLFGITTLDIIRANTFVAELKGKDPQKTNVPVIGGHSGVTILPLLSQVDGVSFTDDEVAALTKRIQNAGTEVVEAKAGGGSATLSMGQAAARFGLSLIRALNGEKNVIECTYTEGDGEYARFFAQPILLGKNGVEEYLSIGKLSDFEKQSLNGMLDVLKKDIILGEEFINK
- a CDS encoding helix-turn-helix domain-containing protein, producing MISRKSDWHPADIIAALRKRGTTLAAISRQAGLSSSTLANALSRPWPKGEKIIADYLGVAPSEIWPSRYFHPETGELLERKIRTKTNN